Proteins from a single region of Festucalex cinctus isolate MCC-2025b chromosome 19, RoL_Fcin_1.0, whole genome shotgun sequence:
- the fam135b gene encoding protein FAM135B isoform X3, producing the protein MSEVQGTLEFSIELHKFHNVDLFQRGFYQVRTGLKVSPRVLHRLIVTTQDNAAGECSFSSPGVYDGTVFSRTFQILYRNEDITVNDSMLFKVHLLLDGERVEEALSEVDFQLKLDLHFTDNEQQLADIVSVPLISSRTLNLHFHPQRGLHHHVPVMFDYFHLSVISVSIHASLVALHQPLISFARTGKGSWLGKGSPESTSDPAAISVENLMFGAGYCRPIISEGSFYVPSEDCMQRAHAWHRRLCRLLLSAHGGLSSYCTALIKEVPQIQQMPVDTVLPVEETLNQLAIQLQLQEGREKVAEQISKDVGHLCTQLTTLWGGFLEAAVLNPHVLSYLAQEHHTLRVRRFSEAYFFTEHPKGTSLIFQEELINKQGQIAAEVRCSDYLAKMPPLPVECLDIDGDWNSLPIIFEDRYVEFSQTEWVPHVPVLATSDDQTDLGAVIMTANRTHPSGLRSKCFEVSQDPSDSDDCMDLTTYVSLIGKQANCRHSQDILPMEESTERPVADLQESKDISVEESYSSGLGKSAGLDSCQPEVQKNGSVDLVQEDPINHYDASKDNISQKNEDNLFDMSIPLNQFLEDDCEDAPVSNPVASAHSVSSSSPGGLRKEVPHRGGSVLSKIIKRSSSVISDSGIESEPSSVAWPVEAALRSRPPLDFSSERQKVFRHPVLRSSLEGLQMESNGSIPSGGIQASLTSISSLPYEDEREQSHGGKLTKSMSAPQISSPDEEVHASSSLHQHSDQIHFSLNSEQSESSVLDTSSMTNNSTEGTVSWAMSNRPQNVLELYKSDSALDCESVQGPPVKESPVMNCHEENVNHRIIGVSVSVEDVLLAPLEALPCSSGHKPSAHKSAMDQQSVINVDESQTLHQTVFHNQESTTLLEFDSLLSSQGCDLTTPTNDGITSHVDHMSDNDATDDQTKPSKVPNSGLAFVNKKMVEVVNMSVSCAPTCLPFSSVLRDSPSVSGMSTRQTTSPITNQPLGSFGIISSTLASHLGMDHEANERMLSFFKAKEELFKGMSFQGGLYSDQPLLASDLPYFPPEEDDEEFDDGIHLVVCVHGLDGNSADLRLVKTFIELGLPGSRLDFLMSERNQTDTFADFDTMTDRLLDEIIQHIQLYNLTIGRISFIGHSLGNVIIRSVLTRPRFRCYLPRLHTFLSLSGPHLGTLYNNSTLVSTGLWLMQKLKKSGSLLQLTFRDHMDPRKTFLYLLSQKPGLQFFKNVVLVASPQDRYVPFHSARIEMCKTALRDKTTGPVYTEMINNLLQPLVEAKDCRLIRQNVFHALPNTANTLIGRAAHIAVLDSELFLEKFFLVAGLDYFK; encoded by the exons ATGTCTGAAGTCCAGGGAACTTTAGAGTTTTCCATAGAGTTGCACAAATTTCACAATGTGGATCTTTTTCAGAGAGG GTTCTACCAGGTACGAACAGGTTTGAAGGTCTCCCCTCGCGTGCTCCACAGGTTAATAGTGACGACACAAGATAATGCAG CAGGCGAATGCAGCTTCAGCTCCCCGGGGGTGTACGACGGCACCGTGTTCAGTCGGACATTCCAGATCCTTTACAGGAATGAGGATATCACCGTCAACGACAGCATGCTCTTCAAAGTGCATCTGCTGCTGGATGGGGAGCGG GTGGAGGAGGCCCTCAGCGAGGTGGACTTCCAATTGAAGCTGGATCTTCACTTCACTGACAACGAGCAACA GTTAGCCGACATCGTGTCCGTCCCATTGATCAGCAGCCGCACCCTCAACCTCCACTTCCACCCGCAGCGAGGCTTGCATCATCATGTTCCCGTCATGTTCGACTACTTCCACCTGTCGGTCATTTCGGTCTCCATCCACGCCTCACTGGTTGCCTTACATCAGCCGCTGATCAG CTTTGCTCGCACAGGAAAGGGATCGTGGCTGGGAAAAGGTTCACCAGAGAGCACCAGTGATCCAGCTGCAATCTCTGTGGAAAACCTCATGTTCGGAGCAGGCTACTGCAGGCCCATCATCTCCGAG GGGAGCTTTTATGTGCCCAGTGAGGACTGCATGCAGAGAGCGCACGCTTGGCACAGAAGACTTTGTCGCCTCCTGCTGTCCGCTCATGGTGGTCTCAGCAGCTACTGCACTGCTCTGATCAAGGAGGTGCCGCAAATACAGCAGATGCCAGTGGACACAG TCCTGCCTGTCGAAGAGACACTAAATCAGCTCGCAATACAGTTACAG CTGCAGGAGGGCCGCGAGAAGGTGGCCGAGCAGATCAGCAAGGACGTGGGCCACCTTTGCACGCAGCTGACCACCCTGTGGGGCGGCTTCCTGGAGGCGGCCGTGCTCAACCCCCACGTCCTGTCCTACTTGGCTCAGGAGCACCACACGCTCAGG GTGAGGAGGTTTTCGGAAGCATACTTCTTCACGGAGCATCCCAAAGGGACATCGCTGATATTTCAGGAGGAGCT AATCAACAAACAGGGCCAGATTGCAGCAGAAGTGCGCTGTTCCGACTACTTGGCCAAAATGCCCCCTTTGCCTGTCGAGTGCCTGGACATTGATGGCGACTGGAACAGCCTTCCGATCATCTTTGAGGACAGATATGTGGAGTTTTCTCAAACAG AGTGGGTCCCCCATGTGCCCGTTCTTGCAACATCCGACGATCAGACCGACTTGGGTGCTGTCATCATGACTGCCAACAGGACTCACCCAAGTGGTCTGAGGTCCAAATGCTTTGAAGTGTCCCAGGATCCTTCCGATAGTGACGACTGCATGGATTTGACCACGTATGTGTCACTTATTGGAAAGCAGGCCAACTgcagacattctcaggatattCTTCCTATGGAGGAATCAACAGAACGACCAGTAGCAGATCTGCAAGAGTCGAAGGATATCTCGGTCGAGGAAAGCTATAGTTCAGGTCTAGGAAAATCTGCAGGTCTTGATTCTTGTCAACCAGAAGTCCAAAAGAATGGGAGTGTGGATCTTGTTCAAGAAGATCCCATCAACCATTATGACGCATCAAAGGACAACATTAGCCAAAAGAATGAGGACAATTTGTTTGACATGTCTATCCCATTAAATCAGTTCTTGGAGGACGACTGTGAGGATGCTCCGGTTAGCAATCCAGTGGCTTCTGCCCATTCTGTTTCATCATCCTCACCTGGTGGTCTCAGAAAGGAGGTGCCCCATCGAGGAGGTTCGGTCCTCTCCAAGATCATAAAGCGTTCGTCCTCGGTCATTTCAGACTCTGGTATCGAGAGCGAGCCCAGCTCCGTTGCGTGGCCCGTTGAAGCGGCGCTACGGAGTCGACCCCCGTTGGATTTCTCCAGCGAACGTCAGAAAGTGTTTCGCCACCCGGTCCTTCGCAGCTCTTTGGAGGGTCTGCAGATGGAGAGCAATGGTAGCATTCCAAGCGGAGGCATTCAGGCCTCGTTGACGTCCATCAGTTCCCTGCCTTACGAGGACGAACGGGAGCAGAGCCACGGCGGTAAGCTAACCAAATCCATGTCTGCGCCACAGATCAGTAGCCCCGACGAGGAAGTACACGCCTCAAGTAGTTTACACCAACACTCCGATCAAATCCATTTTTCTTTGAATTCGGAGCAGTCGGAATCATCAGTTTTAGACACAAGTTCAATGACAAACAATAGCACCGAAGGGACTGTCAGTTGGGCAATGTCAAATCGTCCTCAAAACGTTTTAGAGCTCTACAAATCTGACTCGGCGCTCGATTGCGAGTCTGTGCAGGGCCCTCCCGTCAAGGAGAGTCCTGTTATGAACTGCCATGAGGAGAATGTAAATCATCGCATTATCGGAGTGAGCGTCTCTGTGGAGGACGTGCTTCTTGCGCCTTTGGAAGCACTTCCCTGCAGTAGTGGACACAAGCCAAGTGCTCATAAAAGCGCAATGGACCAGCAGAGTGTCATCAACGTCGATGAGAGCCAAACTCTCCACCAGACTGTATTTCATAACCAGGAGTCCACAACACTTTTAGAATTTGATTCTTTGCTATCTTCGCAAGGCTGTGACCTCACAACGCCGACAAACGATGGGATCACGTCGCACGTTGACCACATGTCGGATAACGACGCGACAGACGACCAGACGAAACCTTCGAAGGTGCCCAACTCGGGTCTGGCCTTCGTCAATAAGAAGATGGTGGAGGTGGTGAACATGTCGGTGTCGTGCGCGCCCACCTGTCTGCCCTTTTCCTCCGTTCTAAGAGACTCTCCGTCCGTGAGTGGCATGTCCACTCGCCAGACTACCTCACCGATTACCAATCAACCCCTGGGATCGTTTGGTATCATCTCATCAACGTTGGCCAGCCATCTTGGAATGGATCACGAGGCCAACGAACGCATGctcag TTTCTTCAAAGCCAAAGAGGAGCTGTTTAAAGGGATGAGCTTCCAGGGCGGCCTCTACAGCGACCAACCTCTGCTGGCATCTGACCTGCCCTACTTCCCCCCcgaggaggacgacgaggagTTTGACGACGGCATCCACTTGGTGGTGTGTGTGCACGGACTCGATG GAAACAGCGCAGACCTTCGCCTGGTGAAGACGTTCATTGAGTTAGGCCTGCCAGGATCCCGGCTGGACTTCCTCATGTCTGAAAGAAACCAG ACTGACACCTTTGCTGATTTTGACACCATGACGGACAGATTGCTGGATGAGATTATTCAGCACATCCAGTTGTACAATCTCACCATAGGCAGAATAAG CTTCATCGGCCACTCTCTGGGGAACGTCATCATCCGCTCGGTGCTGACGAGGCCTCGCTTCCGCTGCTATCTGCCCAGGTTGCATACTTTCCTCTCGCTGTCCGGCCCGCATTTGGGCACTCTGTACAACAACAGCACACTGGTCAGCACAG gTCTGTGGTTAATGCAAAAGCTGAAGAAATCAGGATCCTTGCTGCAGCTCACCTTCAGAGACCATATGGATCCACGGAAAACATTCCTTTATCTCCTGAGTCAGAAACCGG GGCTCCAGTTTTTCAAGAATGTGGTGCTGGTGGCGTCTCCGCAGGACCGTTATGTTCCTTTCCACTCTGCCCGAATAGAGATGTGCAAAACTGCTCTCAGAGATAAAACCACAG GCCCCGTCTACACGGAGATGATCAACAACCTTCTGCAGCCTCTCGTGGAGGCCAAAGATTGCCGGTTAATCCGCCAGAACGTTTTCCACGCTCTGCCCAACACGGCCAACACGCTGATTGGCCGAGCCGCCCACATCGCCGTTTTGGACTCTGAACTTTTCCTGGAGAAGTTCTTCTTGGTGGCGGGACTGGACTACTTCAAATAA
- the fam135b gene encoding protein FAM135B isoform X2 — MSEVQGTLEFSIELHKFHNVDLFQRGFYQVRTGLKVSPRVLHRLIVTTQDNAGECSFSSPGVYDGTVFSRTFQILYRNEDITVNDSMLFKVHLLLDGERVEEALSEVDFQLKLDLHFTDNEQQLADIVSVPLISSRTLNLHFHPQRGLHHHVPVMFDYFHLSVISVSIHASLVALHQPLISFARTGKGSWLGKGSPESTSDPAAISVENLMFGAGYCRPIISEGSFYVPSEDCMQRAHAWHRRLCRLLLSAHGGLSSYCTALIKEVPQIQQMPVDTEVLPVEETLNQLAIQLQLQEGREKVAEQISKDVGHLCTQLTTLWGGFLEAAVLNPHVLSYLAQEHHTLRVRRFSEAYFFTEHPKGTSLIFQEELINKQGQIAAEVRCSDYLAKMPPLPVECLDIDGDWNSLPIIFEDRYVEFSQTEWVPHVPVLATSDDQTDLGAVIMTANRTHPSGLRSKCFEVSQDPSDSDDCMDLTTYVSLIGKQANCRHSQDILPMEESTERPVADLQESKDISVEESYSSGLGKSAGLDSCQPEVQKNGSVDLVQEDPINHYDASKDNISQKNEDNLFDMSIPLNQFLEDDCEDAPVSNPVASAHSVSSSSPGGLRKEVPHRGGSVLSKIIKRSSSVISDSGIESEPSSVAWPVEAALRSRPPLDFSSERQKVFRHPVLRSSLEGLQMESNGSIPSGGIQASLTSISSLPYEDEREQSHGGKLTKSMSAPQISSPDEEVHASSSLHQHSDQIHFSLNSEQSESSVLDTSSMTNNSTEGTVSWAMSNRPQNVLELYKSDSALDCESVQGPPVKESPVMNCHEENVNHRIIGVSVSVEDVLLAPLEALPCSSGHKPSAHKSAMDQQSVINVDESQTLHQTVFHNQESTTLLEFDSLLSSQGCDLTTPTNDGITSHVDHMSDNDATDDQTKPSKVPNSGLAFVNKKMVEVVNMSVSCAPTCLPFSSVLRDSPSVSGMSTRQTTSPITNQPLGSFGIISSTLASHLGMDHEANERMLSFFKAKEELFKGMSFQGGLYSDQPLLASDLPYFPPEEDDEEFDDGIHLVVCVHGLDGNSADLRLVKTFIELGLPGSRLDFLMSERNQTDTFADFDTMTDRLLDEIIQHIQLYNLTIGRISFIGHSLGNVIIRSVLTRPRFRCYLPRLHTFLSLSGPHLGTLYNNSTLVSTGLWLMQKLKKSGSLLQLTFRDHMDPRKTFLYLLSQKPGLQFFKNVVLVASPQDRYVPFHSARIEMCKTALRDKTTGPVYTEMINNLLQPLVEAKDCRLIRQNVFHALPNTANTLIGRAAHIAVLDSELFLEKFFLVAGLDYFK; from the exons ATGTCTGAAGTCCAGGGAACTTTAGAGTTTTCCATAGAGTTGCACAAATTTCACAATGTGGATCTTTTTCAGAGAGG GTTCTACCAGGTACGAACAGGTTTGAAGGTCTCCCCTCGCGTGCTCCACAGGTTAATAGTGACGACACAAGATAATGCAG GCGAATGCAGCTTCAGCTCCCCGGGGGTGTACGACGGCACCGTGTTCAGTCGGACATTCCAGATCCTTTACAGGAATGAGGATATCACCGTCAACGACAGCATGCTCTTCAAAGTGCATCTGCTGCTGGATGGGGAGCGG GTGGAGGAGGCCCTCAGCGAGGTGGACTTCCAATTGAAGCTGGATCTTCACTTCACTGACAACGAGCAACA GTTAGCCGACATCGTGTCCGTCCCATTGATCAGCAGCCGCACCCTCAACCTCCACTTCCACCCGCAGCGAGGCTTGCATCATCATGTTCCCGTCATGTTCGACTACTTCCACCTGTCGGTCATTTCGGTCTCCATCCACGCCTCACTGGTTGCCTTACATCAGCCGCTGATCAG CTTTGCTCGCACAGGAAAGGGATCGTGGCTGGGAAAAGGTTCACCAGAGAGCACCAGTGATCCAGCTGCAATCTCTGTGGAAAACCTCATGTTCGGAGCAGGCTACTGCAGGCCCATCATCTCCGAG GGGAGCTTTTATGTGCCCAGTGAGGACTGCATGCAGAGAGCGCACGCTTGGCACAGAAGACTTTGTCGCCTCCTGCTGTCCGCTCATGGTGGTCTCAGCAGCTACTGCACTGCTCTGATCAAGGAGGTGCCGCAAATACAGCAGATGCCAGTGGACACAG AAGTCCTGCCTGTCGAAGAGACACTAAATCAGCTCGCAATACAGTTACAG CTGCAGGAGGGCCGCGAGAAGGTGGCCGAGCAGATCAGCAAGGACGTGGGCCACCTTTGCACGCAGCTGACCACCCTGTGGGGCGGCTTCCTGGAGGCGGCCGTGCTCAACCCCCACGTCCTGTCCTACTTGGCTCAGGAGCACCACACGCTCAGG GTGAGGAGGTTTTCGGAAGCATACTTCTTCACGGAGCATCCCAAAGGGACATCGCTGATATTTCAGGAGGAGCT AATCAACAAACAGGGCCAGATTGCAGCAGAAGTGCGCTGTTCCGACTACTTGGCCAAAATGCCCCCTTTGCCTGTCGAGTGCCTGGACATTGATGGCGACTGGAACAGCCTTCCGATCATCTTTGAGGACAGATATGTGGAGTTTTCTCAAACAG AGTGGGTCCCCCATGTGCCCGTTCTTGCAACATCCGACGATCAGACCGACTTGGGTGCTGTCATCATGACTGCCAACAGGACTCACCCAAGTGGTCTGAGGTCCAAATGCTTTGAAGTGTCCCAGGATCCTTCCGATAGTGACGACTGCATGGATTTGACCACGTATGTGTCACTTATTGGAAAGCAGGCCAACTgcagacattctcaggatattCTTCCTATGGAGGAATCAACAGAACGACCAGTAGCAGATCTGCAAGAGTCGAAGGATATCTCGGTCGAGGAAAGCTATAGTTCAGGTCTAGGAAAATCTGCAGGTCTTGATTCTTGTCAACCAGAAGTCCAAAAGAATGGGAGTGTGGATCTTGTTCAAGAAGATCCCATCAACCATTATGACGCATCAAAGGACAACATTAGCCAAAAGAATGAGGACAATTTGTTTGACATGTCTATCCCATTAAATCAGTTCTTGGAGGACGACTGTGAGGATGCTCCGGTTAGCAATCCAGTGGCTTCTGCCCATTCTGTTTCATCATCCTCACCTGGTGGTCTCAGAAAGGAGGTGCCCCATCGAGGAGGTTCGGTCCTCTCCAAGATCATAAAGCGTTCGTCCTCGGTCATTTCAGACTCTGGTATCGAGAGCGAGCCCAGCTCCGTTGCGTGGCCCGTTGAAGCGGCGCTACGGAGTCGACCCCCGTTGGATTTCTCCAGCGAACGTCAGAAAGTGTTTCGCCACCCGGTCCTTCGCAGCTCTTTGGAGGGTCTGCAGATGGAGAGCAATGGTAGCATTCCAAGCGGAGGCATTCAGGCCTCGTTGACGTCCATCAGTTCCCTGCCTTACGAGGACGAACGGGAGCAGAGCCACGGCGGTAAGCTAACCAAATCCATGTCTGCGCCACAGATCAGTAGCCCCGACGAGGAAGTACACGCCTCAAGTAGTTTACACCAACACTCCGATCAAATCCATTTTTCTTTGAATTCGGAGCAGTCGGAATCATCAGTTTTAGACACAAGTTCAATGACAAACAATAGCACCGAAGGGACTGTCAGTTGGGCAATGTCAAATCGTCCTCAAAACGTTTTAGAGCTCTACAAATCTGACTCGGCGCTCGATTGCGAGTCTGTGCAGGGCCCTCCCGTCAAGGAGAGTCCTGTTATGAACTGCCATGAGGAGAATGTAAATCATCGCATTATCGGAGTGAGCGTCTCTGTGGAGGACGTGCTTCTTGCGCCTTTGGAAGCACTTCCCTGCAGTAGTGGACACAAGCCAAGTGCTCATAAAAGCGCAATGGACCAGCAGAGTGTCATCAACGTCGATGAGAGCCAAACTCTCCACCAGACTGTATTTCATAACCAGGAGTCCACAACACTTTTAGAATTTGATTCTTTGCTATCTTCGCAAGGCTGTGACCTCACAACGCCGACAAACGATGGGATCACGTCGCACGTTGACCACATGTCGGATAACGACGCGACAGACGACCAGACGAAACCTTCGAAGGTGCCCAACTCGGGTCTGGCCTTCGTCAATAAGAAGATGGTGGAGGTGGTGAACATGTCGGTGTCGTGCGCGCCCACCTGTCTGCCCTTTTCCTCCGTTCTAAGAGACTCTCCGTCCGTGAGTGGCATGTCCACTCGCCAGACTACCTCACCGATTACCAATCAACCCCTGGGATCGTTTGGTATCATCTCATCAACGTTGGCCAGCCATCTTGGAATGGATCACGAGGCCAACGAACGCATGctcag TTTCTTCAAAGCCAAAGAGGAGCTGTTTAAAGGGATGAGCTTCCAGGGCGGCCTCTACAGCGACCAACCTCTGCTGGCATCTGACCTGCCCTACTTCCCCCCcgaggaggacgacgaggagTTTGACGACGGCATCCACTTGGTGGTGTGTGTGCACGGACTCGATG GAAACAGCGCAGACCTTCGCCTGGTGAAGACGTTCATTGAGTTAGGCCTGCCAGGATCCCGGCTGGACTTCCTCATGTCTGAAAGAAACCAG ACTGACACCTTTGCTGATTTTGACACCATGACGGACAGATTGCTGGATGAGATTATTCAGCACATCCAGTTGTACAATCTCACCATAGGCAGAATAAG CTTCATCGGCCACTCTCTGGGGAACGTCATCATCCGCTCGGTGCTGACGAGGCCTCGCTTCCGCTGCTATCTGCCCAGGTTGCATACTTTCCTCTCGCTGTCCGGCCCGCATTTGGGCACTCTGTACAACAACAGCACACTGGTCAGCACAG gTCTGTGGTTAATGCAAAAGCTGAAGAAATCAGGATCCTTGCTGCAGCTCACCTTCAGAGACCATATGGATCCACGGAAAACATTCCTTTATCTCCTGAGTCAGAAACCGG GGCTCCAGTTTTTCAAGAATGTGGTGCTGGTGGCGTCTCCGCAGGACCGTTATGTTCCTTTCCACTCTGCCCGAATAGAGATGTGCAAAACTGCTCTCAGAGATAAAACCACAG GCCCCGTCTACACGGAGATGATCAACAACCTTCTGCAGCCTCTCGTGGAGGCCAAAGATTGCCGGTTAATCCGCCAGAACGTTTTCCACGCTCTGCCCAACACGGCCAACACGCTGATTGGCCGAGCCGCCCACATCGCCGTTTTGGACTCTGAACTTTTCCTGGAGAAGTTCTTCTTGGTGGCGGGACTGGACTACTTCAAATAA